From a single Miscanthus floridulus cultivar M001 chromosome 8, ASM1932011v1, whole genome shotgun sequence genomic region:
- the LOC136478294 gene encoding cinnamoyl-CoA reductase 1-like — protein MSSKSNCGEEKELVCVTGAGGYIGSWVVKELLQRGYRVRGTARDPADSKNAHLLALEGAKERLTLCRADVLDRASLHAAFAGCDGVFHVASPVSNDPELVPVAVEGTRNVINVAADEGARRVVFTSSYGAVHMDPNRSPDTVLDETCWSDYDFCKRTENLYCCAKMMAEITATEAAAARGLQLAVVLPCVTMGPMLQQTLNFSTIHVARYLMGTKRSFPNAVAAYVDVRDVARAHVLAYERPSAYGRYLCIGTVLHRAQLVAMLRDLFPQYPVTAKCEDDGKPLAKPFKFSNQRLRDLGLEFTPLRKSLYETVVCLQQKGHLPVIQQQQRANL, from the exons ATGTCGTCCAAGTCCAACTGCGGTGAGGAGAAGGAGCTGGTGTGCGTGACCGGCGCCGGCGGCTACATCGGCTCGTGGGTGGTGAAGGAGCTGCTCCAGCGCGGCTACCGTGTCAGGGGAACTGCGAGGGACCCTG CGGACAGCAAGAACGCGCACCTGCTGGCTCTGGAGGGCGCCAAGGAGCGCCTCACCCTGTGCCGCGCCGACGTCCTCGACCGCGCCTCCCTCCACGCCGCCTTCGCCGGCTGCGACGGCGTCTTCCACGTCGCCTCCCCGGTCTCCAACGACCCG GAGCTCgtgccggtggcggtggagggcACCAGGAACGTCATCAACGTCGCGGCGGACGAGGGTGCGCGCCGCGTCGTCTTCACCTCCTCCTACGGCGCCGTCCACATGGACCCCAACCGGAGCCCCGACACCGTCCTCGACGAGACCTGCTGGAGCGACTACGACTTCTGCAAGCGAACGGAGAACCTGTATTGCTGCGCCAAGATGATGGCGGAGATCACAgcgacggaggcggcggcggcgcgggggctgCAGCTGGCCGTGGTGCTGCCGTGCGTGACCATGGGCCCCATGCTGCAGCAGACGCTCAACTTCAGCACCATCCACGTCGCGCGCTACCTCATGGGCACCAAGCGCTCCTTCCCCAACGCCGTCGCCGCCTACGTCGACGTTCGCGACGTCGCGCGCGCGCACGTCCTCGCCTACGAGCGCCCCAGCGCGTACGGACGGTACCTCTGCATCGGCACCGTGCTGCACCGCGCACAGCTCGTCGCCATGCTGAGGGACCTCTTCCCGCAGTACCCCGTCACGGCCAA GTGCGAGGACGATGGCAAGCCATTGGCGAAGCCGTTCAAGTTCTCCAACCAGAGGCTCAGGGATCTGGGCTTGGAGTTCACTCCGCTGAGGAAGAGCTTGTACGAGACCGTGGTGTGCCTGCAGCAGAAGGGACACCTGCCTGTCATCCAACAGCAGCAGCGCGCGAACTTGTAA
- the LOC136478292 gene encoding uncharacterized protein, with amino-acid sequence MAESGDSSPNSAAATEDAHHEASEAAVHAQPAPQPRPPPPPSKVRLMVSYGGRIQPRPHDNQLAYVNGETKILSLERPLVFTDFAARLAALAGNAGDICVKYQLPGEDLDALVSVTNDEDLEHLVLEYDRLHIQPPATASSAGSGSSRGGSTLRLRVFLFPVQSPQPPPPPPQPAGLLEPKAEQRHWFVEALNTVPLPPSKQDPPPVTPQQSSPPQQQKQESVFAQQSSPPSLAKHEAVFVQQAPPQPHTVVQMPPPPQQQQAHVVLAAASPDYLFGLDNGFVPPPAVKVKDPSGDPPTVRENVPVEIPAKNDDRHPNPNAGDHVAVSPVVSPAKYQRQIQELEKLQVADNATHQPPPPAAAPAPAPSLAAAPVPVPAALPRNGSDDSLTRAYPPATATPTPTANAEYYLPKFSEKPPVPPPSSAPPATAYLQVQGRYASVAPGSGADHGPVFFIPAPHGYFAATASPGATSYPAVYAVAPPSATPTANGSAPSPAVSNATAYAPAPTQVAYDSNGRAIYYTSMLPQYPSAVNGMSASGAVFGTEPAKPVAVKPTVS; translated from the coding sequence atggccgaatCCGGCGACTCGTCCCCCAACTCCGCCGCGGCAACGGAGGACGCGCACCACGAGGCGTCCGAGGCGGCGGTGCATGCGCAGCCGGCGCCGcagccgcgcccgccgccgccaccgtccaaGGTGCGGCTGATGGTCAGCTACGGGGGCCGCATCCAGCCGCGCCCGCACGACAACCAGCTCGCGTACGTCAACGGCGAGACCAAGATCCTGTCGCTGGAGAGGCCGCTCGTCTTCACCGACTTCGCCGCGCGCCTCGCCGCGCTGGCCGGGAACGCCGGGGACATCTGCGTCAAGTACCAGCTGCCCGGGGAGGACCTGGACGCGCTCGTCTCCGTCACCAACGACGAGGATCTGGAGCACCTCGTCCTCGAGTACGACCGCCTCCACATCCAACCCCCCGCAACGGCATCCTCCGCCGGCTCCGGCTCCAGCCGCGGCGGATCCACGCTCAGGCTCAGGGTCTTCCTCTTCCCCGTCCAGTCGCCCCagccacctccgccgccgccgcagccggctGGGCTCCTCGAGCCCAAGGCGGAGCAGCGCCACTGGTTCGTCGAGGCGCTCAACACCGTCCCGCTGCCGCCCTCCAAGCAGGACCCGCCGCCCGTGACCCCGCAGCAGTCGTCCCCGCCGCAGCAGCAGAAGCAGGAGTCGGTGTTCGCGCAGCAGTCGTCGCCGCCATCGCTGGCCAAGCACGAGGCGGTGTTCGTCCAGCAGGCTCCGCCTCAGCCGCACACGGTGGTGcagatgccgccgccgccgcagcagcagcaggcgcacgTGGTACTCGCGGCGGCGAGCCCCGACTACCTGTTCGGCCTCGACAACGGCTTCGTGCCTCCACCGGCGGTGAAGGTCAAGGACCCGTCGGGCGACCCCCCGACGGTCAGGGAGAACGTGCCCGTGGAGATACCTGCCAAAAACGATGACCGCCATCCCAACCCCAACGCGGGCGACCACGTGGCTGTCTCCCCTGTCGTCTCTCCTGCAAAGTACCAGCGCCAGATCCAGGAGCTCGAGAAGCTGCAGGTCGCCGACAACGCCACCCACCAACCACCACCTCCTGCAGCGGCGCCTGCTCCGGCACCTTCCCTCGCCGCcgcccccgtccccgtccccgccgcCCTCCCGAGGAACGGCAGCGACGACTCCCTGACCCGCGCCTACCCTCCCGCGACCGCGACCCCAACCCCTACCGCCAACGCGGAGTACTACCTTCCAAAGTTCTCGGAGAAGCCCCCCGTGCCGCCGCCGTCATCCGCTCCGCCCGCGACGGCCTACCTGCAGGTGCAGGGCAGGTACGCATCCGTCGCTCCTGGCTCCGGCGCGGACCATGGCCCCGTGTTCTTCATCCCGGCGCCCCACGGCTActtcgccgccaccgcctccccaGGTGCGACCTCCTACCCCGCCGTGTACGCCGTCGCGCCACCCagtgccacccccaccgccaacGGCTCCGCCCCCTCACCCGCGGTGTCGAATGCCACGGCCTACGCCCCCGCCCCCACACAGGTCGCGTACGACAGCAATGGCCGCGCCATCTACTACACCAGCATGCTCCCCCAGTACCCTTCGGCTGTCAATGGCATGTCGGCGTCGGGCGCCGTGTTCGGGACAGAGCCCGCGAAGCCGGTGGCCGTGAAGCCGACTGTCTCGTGA